The following proteins are encoded in a genomic region of Oryza brachyantha chromosome 11, ObraRS2, whole genome shotgun sequence:
- the LOC121055809 gene encoding uncharacterized protein LOC121055809 — MGGEASKPERSASDRRRDCAPDTRLSMPTAAPPADAAASPSTAVADGVANTRRAVGNQAWLHRTSRKKKNHLTSKPAAAEPQHTREQLTINGEAVPFEVEDQYIDYCRSSATDPSKVTCHICFFEDHIFNITNKIQRKEMILHCHKHKGRPLIACQECPIYVCKARDLELHTHYCHTLPADWWRSR, encoded by the exons ATGGGAGGGGAAGCAAGCAAGCCAGAGCGTTCGGCTTCGGACAGGCGCCGCGACTGCGCGCCAGACACCCGGCTTTCCATGCCCACGGCCGCGCCACCAGCTGATGCGGCGGCCTCGCCTTCGACAGCTGTTGCCGACGGCGTGGCCAATACACGTCGAGCGGTAGGAAATCAAGCCTGGCTCCACCGAACGTCTCGCAAGAAGAAGAACCACCTGACTTCAAAACCTGCCGCCGCGGAGCCTCAGCACACGCGCGAACAG TTAACTATTAACGGTGAAGCGGTGCCGTTTGAAGTGGAGGATCAGTACATCGATTACTGCAGATCATCAGCAACTGATCCTTCTAAAGTTACCTGCCACATCTGTTTCTTCGAGGATCACATTTTTAATATCACCAACAAAATTCAGCGCAAAGAG ATGATCTTGCATTGTCACAAACACAAGGGTCGGCCGCTTATTGCCTGTCAAGAGTGTCCTATATATGTTTGCAAGGCACGTGATTTGGAACTGCATACACACTACTGCCACACCCTACCAGCAG ATTGGTGGAGGTCCAGGTGA